A stretch of Astyanax mexicanus isolate ESR-SI-001 chromosome 21, AstMex3_surface, whole genome shotgun sequence DNA encodes these proteins:
- the LOC103027775 gene encoding NEDD8-conjugating enzyme UBE2F: MLTLASKLKREEGVRAGGSPTSSHDASHRVSIRDRLLIKEVAELEANLPNTCKVTFVDVNKLHHFQLAITPDEGYYQSGKFQFEIEVPEAYNMVPPKVKCLTRIWHPNIAETGEICLSLLREHSIDGTGWAPTRTLKDVVWGLNSLFTDLLNFDDPLNIDAAEHHLRDKDDFRNKVQDFIKNYAR, from the exons ATGCTGACGTTGGCGAGTAAGCTGAAGAGGGAGGAGGGCGTGAGGGCGGGCGGAAGCCCCACCAGCTCCCACGATGCCTCACACCGAGTGTCCATCAGAGACCGGCTGCTCATTAAAG AGGTTGCAGAGCTTGAGGCCAACCTTCCTA ACACCTGTAAGGTCACGTTTGTCGATGTCAACAAGCTCCATCACTTTCAGCTCGCCATTACTCCAG ATGAAGGATATTACCAGAGTGGAAAGTTCCAGTTTGAGATTGAAGTTCCTGAAGCCTACAACATGGTG CCTCCTAAAGTTAAGTGCTTGACAAGAATTTGGCATCCAAACATCGCAGAGACGGGGGAAATCTGCCTAAG CTTATTGAGAGAGCATTCAATCGATGGCACAGGGTGGGCACCAACACGCACGCTAAAG GATGTGGTTTGGGGGTTGAATTCTTTATTCACT GATCTTCTGAACTTCGATGACCCGCTGAATATAGATGCTGCGGAGCATCATTTACGGGAcaag GACGATTTCAGGAATAAAGTGCAGGACTTCATTAAGAACTATGCAAGATGA